One stretch of Halobaculum marinum DNA includes these proteins:
- a CDS encoding glycoside hydrolase family 15 protein — MRLRTALNDYKRDRGHGATGTASTVHGAFSGRGERLVHVAPTGSIRDFSSSLSGLSGVDRSRFGIETDERTYWFDDLQTVRQHYYRETALVETEYDAGEFTIHQYDLTLGREHLTHVELRGSIPPKAHLVAFLTLAPEGQETRVGRLIHEGAGPVDGDAVEVFHRTEHDYVTASTGLEDVRAQIPERFEELLDPDPVALPREGAINRYEDTHLSGDVVVTAPLERAGRGLRTTLVTMLTDDDDREGALSRLRDCAIEHAGADELRTVARERTGLSVPDDTPRRQTVRSDMRALDLLEAPSGARIAGPEFDPFFRNSGGYGYTWFRDDARVSQHLMESSEALDLGVDPADLARSARFYCEAQQADGSWPHRVWAADGSLAPGWANARVEGRDDSAEYQADQTALTVNFLATFLREHGEGLSTADERRIRESVAAGVDALDEARGDDGLPERCQNLWEDLAGRFTHTAATFVEAYAAVARAPVSDDLRTRGRAGAEETFDALDALWDADSRTYGMRLTGDDLDDRLDSSTFALVDALAAVDAVDGLHVTETDIDRVADHVRASLDGLYRRSEESSVEGLIRYEGDDWRTEGQDDEKVWTLTTAMGASGAATLGALLSERGREQTAGWMFDRAAELYALIEDDGPLTTRTGYLPEQWYDDGTPDSATPLGYAHCFRLRTTATLAAYDALPSAAATPTAPTDRPRWTTGEKFGVGTAADHGSLDASRVWFTLTEGALTEVRFPRVDLMNLRTLDFIVSEADADYTVRTHVEGPRPGDDTVERRVVPTEDDALLFAHEITETGDGRGHEWTLRVEYAVDPTHDAVVADIDFRADDRKEYDVFAVADTALTNTGTRDRGLRLGKPGSHHLVARDAGAYTGESGDAMLVDEDGNGYSVAVAMATSDRFDWATVAAAGSDDLATLFAEGEVPTTRSSIDDDNVVLVGRLGSGRRTSETLALGFARQADASAALGEAVGALARGYETVREAYRDTWQTFLGKKPLPDSVAGDADLANQYRTALMTLRAVEDKTYRGASVASPSVPWGEAVHAGEQKGYGYNFVWARDLYQVFTAAELTGDIETAIDQLEYIYEYQQDEDGFIPQNTYLNGITRWGGEQMDNISFPAVMAYHLWEDGVAFEDTLYEYENVRRSADYVARNGPFSAQERWEEESGYSPSSIAAEIAGLACAGKLAVEHGHDADALVWLALADRWADEVETWTATETGTDRHTHTPYYVRVTRDGDPDAGHLRTLANNGPRLDERDIIDAGFLDLVRLGIKPWDDETIRNSVQEVDDTIRVDLPAGAAFYRYNGDGYGERDEGDVGAPWSVENHGKGRLWPLLTGERGEYELLADPEETDREDLLDPTALLQTMQQFANSGRMIAEQVWDRDYRTEYDWEYGEGTGSATPLAWSMAQYVRLAHGIDAGEPVETPTFVRERFLERRLHDSDEKPALRVDTSFQGNTVVVAGKTTGERVAVTTPVDSAIITPEDGEYEVTLDIGYGENDITVAAAGDADFERAATTVTRFTV, encoded by the coding sequence GAGTACGACGCCGGCGAGTTCACCATCCACCAGTACGACCTGACGCTGGGGCGCGAGCACCTCACCCACGTCGAGTTGCGTGGGTCGATCCCACCGAAGGCACACCTCGTCGCCTTCCTCACGCTCGCGCCGGAGGGGCAAGAGACGCGTGTGGGGCGGCTGATCCACGAGGGAGCAGGCCCGGTCGACGGCGACGCGGTCGAGGTGTTCCACCGCACGGAACACGACTACGTCACCGCCTCGACGGGGCTGGAGGACGTGCGCGCGCAGATCCCAGAGCGGTTCGAGGAACTGCTGGACCCAGACCCCGTCGCGCTCCCGCGGGAGGGGGCGATCAACCGCTACGAGGACACCCACCTCAGCGGCGACGTGGTCGTCACCGCGCCGCTGGAGCGCGCCGGTCGGGGCCTGCGCACGACGCTCGTCACGATGCTGACCGACGACGACGACCGCGAGGGCGCGCTGTCGCGACTGCGCGACTGCGCCATCGAACACGCCGGCGCGGACGAACTCCGGACGGTCGCACGGGAACGAACCGGGCTGTCGGTCCCCGACGACACGCCGCGACGGCAGACGGTGCGCTCGGACATGCGAGCGCTCGACCTCCTCGAAGCGCCCAGCGGCGCACGAATCGCTGGACCGGAGTTCGACCCGTTCTTCCGCAACTCCGGCGGCTACGGCTACACGTGGTTCCGCGACGACGCACGGGTGTCCCAGCACCTCATGGAGTCGAGCGAGGCGCTCGACCTCGGGGTCGACCCCGCGGACCTCGCGCGCAGCGCTCGCTTCTACTGTGAGGCCCAGCAGGCCGACGGCTCGTGGCCCCACCGCGTGTGGGCCGCCGACGGCTCGCTGGCCCCGGGGTGGGCGAACGCCCGCGTCGAGGGACGCGACGACTCCGCGGAGTACCAGGCCGACCAGACCGCCCTCACCGTCAACTTCCTCGCGACGTTCCTGCGCGAACACGGCGAGGGGCTGTCGACCGCAGACGAGCGCCGGATCCGCGAGAGCGTCGCCGCCGGCGTCGACGCGCTCGACGAGGCCCGTGGCGACGACGGCCTCCCCGAGCGGTGTCAGAACCTCTGGGAGGACCTGGCCGGGCGGTTCACCCACACCGCCGCCACGTTCGTCGAGGCGTACGCCGCCGTCGCGCGCGCGCCGGTGAGCGACGACCTGCGGACCCGGGGACGCGCCGGTGCCGAGGAGACGTTCGACGCGCTCGACGCGCTGTGGGACGCCGACTCGCGCACCTACGGGATGCGCCTGACCGGCGACGACCTCGACGACCGACTGGACTCGTCGACGTTCGCGCTCGTGGACGCGCTGGCCGCCGTCGACGCCGTGGACGGCCTCCACGTCACCGAGACGGACATCGACCGGGTCGCAGACCACGTCCGCGCCTCGTTGGACGGGCTGTACCGCCGGTCCGAGGAGTCGTCCGTCGAGGGGTTGATCCGCTACGAGGGCGACGACTGGCGCACGGAGGGCCAAGACGACGAGAAGGTGTGGACGCTCACGACCGCGATGGGCGCGTCCGGGGCGGCGACGCTCGGGGCGTTGCTGTCCGAGCGTGGCCGCGAGCAGACCGCCGGCTGGATGTTCGACCGCGCCGCGGAGCTGTACGCGCTCATCGAGGACGACGGCCCGCTGACGACGCGGACCGGCTACCTCCCCGAGCAGTGGTACGACGACGGCACGCCCGACAGCGCGACGCCGCTGGGGTACGCCCACTGCTTCCGCCTGCGCACCACCGCGACGCTGGCGGCGTACGACGCGCTCCCGAGCGCCGCGGCGACGCCGACAGCGCCGACCGACCGACCCCGGTGGACGACCGGCGAGAAGTTCGGCGTCGGCACCGCCGCAGACCACGGTTCGCTGGACGCCTCCCGGGTGTGGTTCACCCTCACGGAGGGGGCGCTCACCGAGGTGCGGTTCCCCCGCGTCGACCTGATGAACCTGCGGACGCTGGACTTCATCGTCTCGGAGGCGGACGCCGACTACACCGTCCGGACCCACGTCGAGGGGCCCCGGCCGGGCGACGACACCGTCGAGCGGCGGGTCGTCCCGACCGAGGACGACGCGCTGTTGTTCGCCCACGAGATCACAGAGACGGGCGACGGCCGCGGCCACGAGTGGACGCTGCGCGTCGAGTACGCCGTCGACCCGACCCACGACGCGGTCGTGGCGGACATCGACTTCCGCGCCGACGACCGCAAGGAGTACGACGTGTTCGCGGTCGCCGACACCGCGCTCACGAACACGGGCACGCGCGACCGCGGCCTCCGCCTGGGGAAGCCGGGGAGCCACCACCTCGTCGCCCGCGACGCCGGCGCCTACACCGGCGAGTCCGGCGACGCGATGCTCGTCGACGAGGACGGCAACGGCTACTCGGTCGCGGTCGCGATGGCGACGAGCGACCGCTTCGACTGGGCGACCGTCGCGGCCGCCGGCAGCGACGACCTGGCGACGCTGTTCGCCGAGGGCGAGGTGCCGACGACGCGCTCGTCCATCGACGACGACAACGTCGTGCTCGTCGGCCGACTCGGCTCGGGCCGGCGCACCAGCGAGACGCTCGCGCTCGGGTTCGCCCGCCAGGCGGACGCCTCGGCGGCGCTCGGTGAGGCGGTGGGCGCGCTCGCACGCGGGTACGAGACCGTCCGCGAGGCGTACCGCGACACCTGGCAGACGTTCCTCGGGAAGAAGCCCCTGCCAGACTCGGTCGCCGGTGACGCCGACCTGGCGAACCAGTACCGCACGGCGCTGATGACGCTGCGGGCCGTCGAGGACAAGACGTACCGCGGCGCCTCCGTCGCCTCGCCGTCGGTGCCGTGGGGCGAGGCGGTCCACGCTGGCGAGCAGAAGGGGTACGGCTACAACTTCGTGTGGGCGCGTGACCTCTACCAGGTGTTCACGGCCGCCGAGTTGACCGGCGACATCGAGACGGCCATCGACCAACTGGAGTACATCTACGAGTACCAGCAGGACGAGGACGGCTTCATCCCGCAGAACACCTACCTCAACGGAATCACCCGCTGGGGCGGCGAGCAGATGGACAACATCTCGTTCCCCGCGGTGATGGCGTACCACCTCTGGGAGGACGGCGTCGCGTTCGAGGACACCCTCTACGAGTACGAGAACGTCCGTCGGTCGGCGGACTACGTCGCCCGCAACGGCCCCTTCAGCGCCCAAGAGCGCTGGGAGGAGGAGTCGGGCTACTCGCCGTCGTCCATCGCCGCCGAAATCGCCGGCCTCGCGTGCGCCGGCAAACTCGCGGTGGAGCACGGCCACGACGCCGACGCGCTCGTGTGGCTGGCGCTGGCGGACCGCTGGGCCGACGAGGTGGAGACGTGGACCGCGACGGAGACAGGGACGGACCGGCACACCCACACGCCGTACTACGTGCGGGTGACCCGGGACGGCGACCCCGACGCGGGCCACCTGCGGACGCTCGCGAACAACGGCCCGCGCCTCGACGAGCGCGACATCATCGACGCCGGCTTCCTCGACTTGGTCAGACTGGGGATCAAGCCGTGGGACGACGAGACGATCCGCAACTCCGTCCAGGAGGTCGACGACACCATCCGCGTCGACTTACCCGCCGGCGCCGCGTTCTACCGCTACAACGGCGACGGCTACGGCGAGCGCGACGAGGGAGACGTCGGCGCCCCGTGGTCCGTCGAGAACCACGGGAAGGGCCGTCTGTGGCCGCTCCTCACGGGCGAGCGCGGCGAGTACGAACTGCTGGCCGACCCCGAGGAGACCGACCGCGAGGACCTGCTCGACCCGACGGCGCTGCTGCAGACCATGCAGCAGTTCGCCAACTCCGGGCGGATGATCGCAGAACAGGTGTGGGACCGCGACTACCGCACCGAGTACGACTGGGAGTACGGTGAGGGGACCGGGAGCGCGACGCCGCTGGCGTGGTCGATGGCCCAGTACGTCCGTCTCGCGCACGGCATCGACGCCGGCGAACCCGTCGAGACGCCCACGTTCGTCCGCGAGCGCTTCCTCGAACGGCGCCTCCACGACAGCGACGAGAAACCCGCGCTGCGCGTCGACACGAGTTTCCAGGGCAACACCGTCGTCGTCGCCGGCAAGACGACCGGCGAGCGCGTCGCCGTGACGACGCCGGTCGACTCGGCGATCATCACCCCGGAGGACGGCGAGTACGAGGTCACCCTTGACATCGGCTACGGCGAGAACGACATCACCGTCGCCGCCGCCGGCGACGCGGACTTCGAACGGGCCGCCACGACCGTCACGCGATTTACGGTCTGA